In Clostridium omnivorum, the DNA window GTCCAATAACATCAAGACAATTTGCTCTCATATATCTTGAATAAGTTGCTATTGAACCAAAACTTAATGCTATGGTAGGTAATATTGTATACTTGAATGAGCCCCAACCTGTTGTTGGCAACCATTCCAATTTTACAGTAAATCCGTATTGTAATAATGCAGCTATAACGAAACTAGGTATTGAAACACCTAACAGCGCTATAAAAATAACTAAATAATCAGGCCATCTGCCTCTATTAAAGGCAGCTATAATTCCAAGAGTACATCCTATAACAAATCCCATAAATACACCCTGTAAGCCTAATCTTGCAGAAGCAGGAAAATATGTTGCTATACTTTCTTTAACATCTCTTCCTGGGTAAACCATAGATTGTCCAAGATCACCATGTAGAATATTAACTAAGTATGTTTTATATTGTGTAGTTAAAGGTTGATTTAAACCATATTTTTCATAAAAGTTTATTCTTGCTTGCTCTGGCAGCTTTCTAGCTTGAGCTGTCAGTGGATCTCCAGGTATTGAATGCATTAGTACAAATGTTACAGTTATTATTACCCAGAGAGTCAGTAACATATAGCCAATTCTCTTAGCTAAGAATTTTAGCATTTGTCATCCCTCCAAAATATAAATGGTTGCAACAGGACTGTGCCTGTTGCAACTAATTTGTATTTTTCTCTATATATTATTATTTAGCTGGTCTTCCTTGAGTATATGCATACTTGAACTCTTGCAATTGTCCAAAGTTAACAAACATTGCGTTCTTTACATACTTGTATTCATAATATGCATACTTTCTGTAAATTACTGGAGTAATAACTGATTGGTCAACTAAGAAGAACTTTTCAGCATCAGCAAATGCTTGAGTTCTAACCTTTGGATCTATTGAGTTAGAAGCTTTTTCTATGAATGCATCATAGTCTTTGCTTTCCCAACCAGTAGGAACCATGTTAGCACCAGTCATCCACATATCCATAAATGTCATTGGGTCATTGTAGTCAGCACCCCAAGCCATACCACCAAGTTGGTATTCCATCTTGTCAGTCATGTTTTGGAATATATTCCACTCAACATACTTAATAGTCATCTTAATGCCTAGAGCTTTTTGGTATGTTTGTTGATAGTATTCAGAAATTTCTTTTGATTGAGCATCTGTACCTGATGATAAGTACTCAACAGATATCTTGCTAGGATCATCTCCTAAGCCAAGTTCTTTAAGACCTTCTATAAATAGAGCTTTTGGATCTTTGTTTGCATCTGCAAGCTTCTTTATTGGTTCTTCAACCTTAGATCTGAATTCTTCTCCACCTATTAGAATTTCGTTTGGTACCCATCCATAAGCTGGTTTTCCAAGACCTTTGTAAAGAGTCTTAACTATATCTTCTCTGTTAAGTGCAAGTGAGAACGCCTGTCTTACCTTAACATTACTGAATATGTTCTTTTGTCCATTGTATTCTGGCTTAGTGTTATAGAATTGGTATACGCTGGAACCATCAAATCCTTCAAGTTTAGTAAACTTGCCAGCTTGATCATACTTTTGCATCCACTCTGTTTTTCTTACACCACCGATATCAGTAGATCCATTATAAAGTTCTTTCATTCTAGCTTCTTCATCTTTTATAATTTTGAAGTTAACTGTATTTAACTTAACATTCTTTGCATCCCAGTAATCAGCATTCTTTTCAAGAGTGAACTTGTTTTGGTGAACCCATTCTTTGATTTTGAATGGTCCGTTGAATACTAGAGTATTAGCTTCAGTACCATATTTATCTCCAGCTTTTTCAACTACATCTTGTCTTTGTGGTAAGTAAACTTTAAAGTTTGTAGTATCTAGGAAATATGCTGTTGGTTTAGCAAGTGTGATAACAAGAGTCTTGTCATCAGTAGCCTTAACTCCAACTGCATCTTTTAGTGCAGCTGCCTTTGCATCATCCTTAGCTGAGTTATACTCTTGTGCTCCCTTTATTGGATATAGGAAGAAAGCATATTGAGCAGCAGTTTTTGGATCCAATGTTCTCTTTATGCTGTATTCATAATCCTTTGCGGATACAGCCTTTCCATCTGACCACTTCATATCTCTGATTTTGAATGTCCAAGTTAATCCATCATCAGATTTTGTCCAGCTTTCAGCTCCTGCTGGCTTTGTAACTTCTTTACCCTTATCATCTTTTTCAAGTCTAGTAAGGCCTTCAGTTACTTCTTGAAGAATTTGTGAAGAATATAAATCCTTCGCCTTTGAAATATCAAGTGTTTGAGGTTCAGCTTTAAGGAACGCATTTACATATTGATCCTTGTCGATTTCAGTTTTGCTAGTATCAGAAGCAGCTTTTTTTCCGCAACCAGCTAAAACTGTTGTAGCTACTACTGCTGTTGCTAGCACTGTAGCCATTATCTTTTTGCTATTCATCTAAATTCCCCCTTTTATGTTTTTAATAAGTTTTTCACTTATTATATATATTAAGCAATCTTACGACTGCTCATATACGCTGATATGTATATAATAATTCAACTAAAAATTAAAAAATCCTTCTAAAATTAACAGAAAATTTTAATTTTTATTTTATTTTATAAATAGTTTGAATATTTGTCAATATGTGAACATTTAAATATGTATTTTATTGCAATTGAACAACTATTTTCAATTTGAAATTTTAATAATGAATGTTCAGCAATATAGAATATTGCATGCAATATTACAAAATAGTTTCACTATTGAATTTGATTCACTTCAAATTTTCATTTTTATCATATTATCATAGAATTATTTCCTTGTCAACGAAGGATTTCATGTTTTTTATATCCACCAGTCGAGTCTTTATATTTCAAATATTCCAACCAATGAATTATTGCCTTCGTTTTTTTAGGAGTGTTAATATATTTTATTTTTCATAAATATATTTTATACACTATTAATTACATAATACTTCCTTATTAATATAACTATAATCATAAAATAATATCCACAATAAATATGAAACATTATTTTATTAAAATTTCTATGATAATTGTATGTAATTTTTTTATCTTTAGTTATATAATATAGTAAAGATTTTTTTGGAGGCTAAAGTCCCAAATGGATTTTTTCGGGGTTAAAGGTCTAAATGACCTTTAACGGGTAGTTTATCTAATGATAATTAGATAAACTACCCCAGAGACTTGCCTATGGGAACCGACATGAATAAGTTATCCAGTGTTTCCGAGGCCAAATAATTTTAAAGGAGGAATAAATATGAAATACAATGTTGCAGTAGTTGGAGCTACAGGGATGGTTGGAAGAAAGTTCATAGAAGTACTTGAACAAAGAAACTTTCCTGTAAATAACCTTTATTTTTTTGCTTCAAAACGTTCAGCAGGAAAAAAGCTTACTTTTAAGGATCAGGAAATCGTTGTTGAAGAGCTTATTGAGGATAATATTTCAAATAAACAAATTGACTTTGCTCTTTTTTCCGCAGGAGGTGACACAAGTTTAACTTTTGCGCCTATATTTGCAAAATATAACGCAGTAGTAATTGATAATAGCAGCGCATGGAGAATGAATTCTGAAGTCCCTTTGGTAGTGCCAGAAGTTAATCCTGAGGATATAAAGTGGCATAAAGGAATAATTGCCAATCCAAATTGTTCCACAATTCAAGCTGTAGTTGCACTAAAACCATTAATTGATAAATATGGAATTAAGAGAATTATTTACTCCACATATCAAGCAGTATCCGGGTCAGGTCTTGGTGGTTACTCAGACTTAAAAGAAGGATTAAACGGTGCTTCCCCTAAAAAATACCCTCATCCTATAGCAAATAATATTCTTCCACATATAGATGTATTTTTAGAAAATGGCTATACGAAGGAAGAAATTAAAATGATTGAAGAAACCAAAAAAATAATGCATGACGATAAATTAAGAATAACAGCTACAACAGTAAGAGTTCCAGTTTACTACGGACATAGTGAAAGTATTAACATAGAACTTAAAAATCCTTTTGAAATTGAAGACATATTTGAACTATATAAGAATTCAAAAGGCATTATTTTACAAGATGATGTGAAGAACAATGTTTATCCAATGCCTATAAATGCTGAAGGACACGATGAAGTATATATAGGAAGAATAAGAAGAGATTATAGCATCGATAATGGATTAAACCTCTGGGTTGTAGCAGACAATATTCGAAAAGGTGCTGCTTCAAATGCAATACAAATTGCAGAAAGTATTATAAACGAAAGTAAATAACAAAAAGTTTAAAAATTCATATATTGTAGTATATTGAGACATTTATTTTAATATTAAGTATTAACACTTGCGATCCTATAAAATAGGCTCAGCAAAAGGAGGTATATTTATGAGTATTTTCAAAGGTTCTGGGGTAGCAATAGTAACCCCTTTTAACGAAAGAGGAGTAGATTTTGAAAAACTTGGAGAACTAATTGAATGGCATATTTCAAACAAAACTGATGCTATAATAATTTGCGGTACTACTGGTGAAGCATCCACTATGACAGAAGATGAAAGAAAAGAAACAATAAAATTCACTGTAGGTAAGGTTAATAAAAGAATTCCTGTTATAGCAGGTACTGGGTCTAACAACACTGCAGCATCCATCAAAATGAGTCAATGGGCAGAAAGTATTGGTGTTGATGCACTACTAGTTATAACTCCTTATTATAATAAAACTACACAAAAAGGACTTGTAGAACATTTTAAAGCTATTGCAACCAGCGTATCCTTACCTATCATAGCATATAATGTACCTTCAAGAACTGGTATGAATCTTTTGCCTAAGACCCTAAAAGAACTATGCCAATTTGACAACATAGTAGCTGTTAAAGAAGCCAGTGGAAACATAAGTCAAATAGCTCAAATAAAAGCTCTTTGCGGAGATAGAATGGATATATACTCTGGAAATGATGACCAGACAGTTGCTATAATGGCAGTTGGAGGTATAGGAGTAATTTCAGTTCTTGCAAACATTATACCTAAGGAAATCCACCATATGTGTGATAGTTTTCTAAAGGGTGATTTAAAATCTGCTCTTAAAATTCAGCTAGATACCTTAGCCTTAAATGATGCTGTTTTTATTGAAACAAATCCAATTCCTATAAAGACAGCAATGAATTTACTAGGTATGAAAGTAGGCAGCTTAAGACTCCCTCTTTGTGATATGACAGAAGGTAACCTTTCTATATTGAAGAAAGAATTAAATTCTTATGGCTTGCAGCTAGGCGAATAGCTCCAAAATATCTATTTTCTAAGCATATTATTAACAATTGTATTTTCTTAAATTACAAATAGATAATACAATTGTTAAACATTTTATGCTTAAAACATTACAAGGAGGTAAATCTATGATAAATATATTATTAAATGGTTGCGGTGGTAAAATGGGCGCAATGATATCTCAAACTATAAAAAACTTTCCAGATCTTAGAATAGCTGTTGGTGTAGATAAAAACCCTGTAAGTATGGAATATACCACCTTTACTTCAATAAAAGAAGTAACTGAAAAAGTTGATGTAATTCTAGATTTTTCAAGACCAGAATCTTTAGCTGATTTGCTAAGCTATGCCAAAGAGAATAATGTTCCTTTAGTACTATGTACTACAGGTTATACCGAAGAACAGCTTAACATAATAAATAGTGCATCTAAGCATCAAGCTATATTTAGATCCTCAAACATGTCCTTAGGAATCAATCTTATAAATAATTTATTAAAGAAAATTTCTCCCGTTCTTTATAAGGATTTTGATATAGAAATAATTGAAAAACATCACAATCAAAAAGTTGATGCTCCAAGTGGAACTGCAATCTTATTAGCTAATTCCATTAAGGATTCAATACCTGAATCCACTAAATTCGTATATGGCAGAGATGGAATAGGTAAGAGACAGCCTTTGGATATTGGAATTCACGCAATAAGAGGTGGAAGTATTGTAGGAGATCATGAGGTAATCTATGCTGGCCAAGGAGAAATAATTGAACTTAGCCATTATGCTATGTCTAGGGAAGTTTTCGCAGTAGGTGCTCTTAAAGCTTGTCAATTTATTAACAAAAAAACAGAAGGACTCTATTCAATGGATAACATTATTGAAAGTTATATGCACATCTAAGTACAAAACCCCGGAAGTTTTATAAACTTTCCGGGGTTTTGTACTTAGAGATTTATAGTTTATCATTAATAAATTTTTCAATTCTATCCAATGCATCTTTCAGCTGCTCCATGCTATAGGAATAAGAAATTCTTGCAAATCCTTCTCCTCCTGGTCCAAATGCCGATCCAGGTACTATAGCAACTTTTGCATCATTTAAAAGTCTCTCACAAAACTCCTCACTACTGAATCCAAATTTCTTTACAGAAGGGAATATATAGAAGGCACCTTTAGGCATAACAACATCAAAACCAATTAGTTTTAATCTATTATATACGTAGTCTCTTCTTTTTTGGAATTCACATCTCATTTTTTCCACTTCATCTAAACAATTTTTTAATCCTTCAAGTGCACCATATTGAGAAATTGAAGGTGCACAAGACACTGCATATTGATGAACCTTCAGCACACTTTTCATTATTTCTTTATTTGCACAAAGATATCCAAGTCTTAAGCCTGTCATTGAGAACATTTTAGAAAAACCGCCTACAAAAATAACTTTATCCCTTATATCTGAGAATTGCGAAATAGAATAATATTCTTCTTCAAAACAAAGAGAACTATATATCTCATCTGTTACAACCATTATATTTTTATTTAATATAATGCTATGCAATTTATCTCTATCGTCCTTTGACAGTGTAGCACCAGTAGGATTTGAAGGATAAGACAAAACCATAATTTTAGGTTTTTCATTATCAATTATATTTTCTAGAGAAGAAATATCCATAGTGAAGTCCTGGTTTAATGGATAATTTACTACATTTCCTCCCAATAATTTTATGCAACTGTCATAGGCAGGGTAAGCAACATTAGGAATTAGCACCTTATCTCCAGCATTGACTAATGCTGTAAATACAGCTAATAAAGCCTCACTTCCTCCTATGGTTAAACATATTTCCTCAGGCGAGTATTTTATTTTAAAAGATAAAAGATACTGAGCAATATGCTCTCTTAATTGAAAAAGACCAATGTTTGAGGTATATTCAGTTTTATCCTCATTAATAGCATCTATCATTGCCTTTTTAATTCTATCAGGAACCTTAAAATCTGGTTGGCCCAAGGTTAATGAAATAGCTTCTGGCACTAAAGCTACTTTATTATAAAATTTTCTTATCCCTGATATTTCAATTTTATTTACGTTATTTGATATGCAATCTATGATGAATCACCTCTTAAACTAGTTAATATTCTATTCCTTCCCTAGCAGGGACTCCTATATCAAAATAATGTTTAATATCCTTCATCTCTGTAATAAGATCAGCCTTCGCTGCTATTTCAGAAGGAACGTTTCTTCCAGTAAGTATTAGTTCCATGTTCTCTGGTTTTAAATCTATAAGCTGCAGTAATTGCTCTTCTGTTATTAAATTATTATGTAAAGCTCCCATTACCTCATCCATTATAAGTATGTCACATTTTCTTTCCTTAAGTACGGTACAGCAAAAATCATACGCTTTTTGTATTTCTAATTTTAGCTCTGCTTTTTCTTCATCATTTAGAGTCCAGAAAAATCCTCTCTTTTTCTCAAATCTAAATATATTAAAATATGGTGCTAGCTTCTCTGCACTTTTTAGTTCACCAGTGCTGGATCCCTTTAAAAATTGAACCATATATACATTATACTCATTTCCTGCTGCTCTGACTGCTAGCCCCACTGCTGCAGTGGTCTTTCCTTTCCCGTTGCCAGTATATATTTGAACATACCCTTTTTTAAGCTCAGTCATAATATATTACCTCACTCTCTATATTAGTAAAATGCCATTTTCAAGACAGCTTAATTATATACTTATTTAATGCTTTTTAAAAGCTTATGTTTTATTTAGATTTCCCCCTTTAATTTATTTCCATTATTTATTATAATTATAAAGTATAAGTTTTACTATTATTTATGTAGACAACAATCTAAATAATCAAACCTAGGAGGAATAGAAATGAGTTATAATTTGACCGATCCATATGAAATAGCACGATTCATAAAAGAAGCACAAAAAACCACTCCTGTAAAAGCATACGTAGAGGGTAATCTACAAGATTGTGATTTTCGCAATATAAACGCATTTGGCGAAGGCAACTTCTATGTTTTATTTGGAGAGCATCAAGAAATTATTAGCTTTTTAGAAGAGAATAAATCAAAAGTAAATAAATATAAATTAGAAAATGACAGAAGAAACTCAGCCATTCCACTTGCGGATTACTCCAATTTTAATGCAAGAATAGAACCAGGCGCTATTATAAGGGATAAAGTAATAATAGACAATAATGCAGTTATAATGATGGGTGCTGTGATAAACATAGGTGCAGAAATTGGCGAAGGTGCCATGATTGACATGAACGCTGTAGTAGGTGCAAGAGGTAAAATTGGCAAGAGAGTCCATCTTGGTGCTGGAGCTGTAGTAGCTGGTGTTTTAGAACCACCAAGTAAAGATCCATGTATTATTGAAGATGATGTGCTTATAGGAGCTAATGCCGTTATCCTAGAAGGTGTTAAAGTTGGCAAAGGTTCTGTTGTTGCTGCTGGTGCTGTAGTAGTAGAGGATGTGCCATCAGGTGTAGTAGTAGCAGGAACACCTGCAAAAATAATTAAAATAGTAGATGATAAAACAAAAGATAAAACTCAAATTTTAGATGACCTAAGAAAATAGAAGCAATGAGCAAATGTCTGCTCATTGCTTTTATAATTTACAATTATTCCAAAGGCATATCTTCAGAGGAAATGGTTGTTCCATCTTCTTTATTTGCCTTTTCCATTTTAGATATGGAAACCTCATATGCTATTTTCTTAATTGTTTCTGTATCAGATATTTTTTTCTCATATTCTCTGCTTTGTAGTCTCCCCCAAATTTTGATATTATCTCCTACTTTTAAGGTTTGGCAAAATCTTGAGTTTCTTCCCCAAGCAATAGTAGGGATGTAGTCAGATTTATTATAAGCTCTATTTACTGCTAATAGCATATCTGCAATTTCTCTACCAAAAGGGGTAGTCCTATATACAGGCTGCTTGCATATATAACCATCAAGGAATATTTGATTAGGATTCTTACTCTTTTCAATGCAAAACTCTACATTCCTTGCAAAAACCGAAAGTATTAATCTATTGGCCCCATCTTGAAATTTATTATAAGACCTTAACTGTCCTTCAACAATTACATCTGTACCTATCTTCAAGTCCATACCAGTTATAAGTCTTTCAGATACAGTAATAGTTAGATTATCCTTTGCATCGCTTAGCCTTTGTACTTCAAGCTTAAAAGTATAAAAACCCTCACCATACATCTCATGGCTAAATTCTAGTTCACCTGCAATTTTTCCTTCTAAATAGATCTTATTGTTTAACATTAAATTGTCCATCATAACCCCTCTTTCCCTTAGTTTCAATTATCATACAAAATATAATTATTCAAATAAAGTTTAAAATATTACCTTTTATATATATAATTTTTAGGATTATTTTAAACGATTAAAGAAATAGTATGCTTCCATTATAATACATTAATTATATATATTTCAACAATATCTATTTTTGTATTTGTTTGCCAGATAAATCAATTTTATAGTTCTCCTTGTAAATTAAGTCTCCCGCCTTAACAAAGCTATATCCTTGTGATTTTAAATTTTCTATTATTTTAGGAAGTGTCTCAGGAGTGTACTTTGCATTATTATGAAATAAAATAATAGAACCAGGCTTTACTGCTTTCATAACTCTATTATATTCAATATCAGCGCCATTTTCTTTCCAGTCAATACTGTCAACATCCCACTGAATACAATAATGATTTGTGCTTTCTGCAGCATCAATTACTAAATTGTTATAAGCCCCCTCAGGGCATCTAAACAATTTTGTATCTTCTCCAATAATTTTCATTAACTTGGCATCACAGGTATTTATATCTTGTATTATCCCATCTCTTGACATTTTAGTCATGTCAGGGTGCTTATTGCTGTGATTTCCTATCTCATGCCCTCGTTTTTTTATTTCACTTACTTTATCCTCGTTCTGGTCTATCCATCCCCCTACAATAAAAAAAGTGGCCTTTACATCATATTTGTCCAAAATATCTAGAAGCTTATCAGTATTATCATTTCCCCAGCTTACGTCAAAAGTAATAGCAACTTTTTTATCTTTAGAATCTACACAATAAATTGGAAGTTTTCTGCTTTCAATTTTAAAAACACCAGTATATTTATAGTTAATTCCTATAGACACAACTGTGCTTACAAGCAGAAGAGTCAATGCTAATAATATTTTTTTCACACTGTTTCTATCTGTGTTTTTCATATTTCTCCTCCTTTTTTATTTCTATATAATTGTATTCTTTCAATATGATTATATGATTTTTTATTTACAATATATAACACTTATTAATGATGGTGGATATGTTATCCTTATATGGCTTTGATTCCACAGTATAAACTTTCAACGGGGACACAAAATATATATACAAATACATATAAAGGAGGAATAAAAATGGCTCAAGGAAGAACAGGAAGCGGAAGAACTCAGCTTGTTCCAGAGGTACATTCCTTATTAGATAATATGAAATATGAAATAGCTGAAGATATGGATTTAGGCGTTCATCAAGGGTCTGAGGATTATTGGGGAAGCGTTAGTTCTAAAAATTGTGGTAAAGTTGGCGGAGAGATGGTAAAAAGACTTATCTCTATGGCAGAAAACGAAATGCTAAACGGAAAAACACCATAAATAACATAAAAAGCACCGATTTACTTCGGTGCTTTTTATGTTATAATAAAGTATAGCTAAATTTTAAAGGGGGATAAGACATGTTTGAAGATACTTTAGAATTAGCTGAGCATAAGCTTCTTTTATTATACATCTTCAATAAGATAAAGTTTCCTATCTCAAAAAATCAAATTACACAGATTATTTTGGAAAATAATTTTATTAATTATTTTACTTTGCAGCAGTATATTAGCGAGCTATTGTCCTCCGGTTTTTTAGTTCAAATTATGGATGATAATAAGCACAGACTGAATATCACTGATAAAGGAAACAAAGTTCTTTCATTATTTGAGAGCAGGCTTTCTCAGAATAAGAAAGATGCTATAGATGCATATTTAAAAAATCATTTACAGAACATCAAAAAAGAAGTTACTGTTTCAGCTGACTATACAATAGAAGGTTCAAACAATTTTATAGTAAATCTACGTGCATTTGAAAACAATGTAATTTTAATAGATTTAAAACTCAATGTGGCCTCAAATAAACAGGCAAGAGAGCTCTGTGATAAATGGAAGAGTAATT includes these proteins:
- the dapA gene encoding 4-hydroxy-tetrahydrodipicolinate synthase, encoding MSIFKGSGVAIVTPFNERGVDFEKLGELIEWHISNKTDAIIICGTTGEASTMTEDERKETIKFTVGKVNKRIPVIAGTGSNNTAASIKMSQWAESIGVDALLVITPYYNKTTQKGLVEHFKAIATSVSLPIIAYNVPSRTGMNLLPKTLKELCQFDNIVAVKEASGNISQIAQIKALCGDRMDIYSGNDDQTVAIMAVGGIGVISVLANIIPKEIHHMCDSFLKGDLKSALKIQLDTLALNDAVFIETNPIPIKTAMNLLGMKVGSLRLPLCDMTEGNLSILKKELNSYGLQLGE
- the dapD gene encoding 2,3,4,5-tetrahydropyridine-2,6-dicarboxylate N-acetyltransferase, which produces MSYNLTDPYEIARFIKEAQKTTPVKAYVEGNLQDCDFRNINAFGEGNFYVLFGEHQEIISFLEENKSKVNKYKLENDRRNSAIPLADYSNFNARIEPGAIIRDKVIIDNNAVIMMGAVINIGAEIGEGAMIDMNAVVGARGKIGKRVHLGAGAVVAGVLEPPSKDPCIIEDDVLIGANAVILEGVKVGKGSVVAAGAVVVEDVPSGVVVAGTPAKIIKIVDDKTKDKTQILDDLRK
- the pdaB gene encoding polysaccharide deacetylase family sporulation protein PdaB — protein: MKNTDRNSVKKILLALTLLLVSTVVSIGINYKYTGVFKIESRKLPIYCVDSKDKKVAITFDVSWGNDNTDKLLDILDKYDVKATFFIVGGWIDQNEDKVSEIKKRGHEIGNHSNKHPDMTKMSRDGIIQDINTCDAKLMKIIGEDTKLFRCPEGAYNNLVIDAAESTNHYCIQWDVDSIDWKENGADIEYNRVMKAVKPGSIILFHNNAKYTPETLPKIIENLKSQGYSFVKAGDLIYKENYKIDLSGKQIQK
- a CDS encoding peptide ABC transporter substrate-binding protein; this translates as MNSKKIMATVLATAVVATTVLAGCGKKAASDTSKTEIDKDQYVNAFLKAEPQTLDISKAKDLYSSQILQEVTEGLTRLEKDDKGKEVTKPAGAESWTKSDDGLTWTFKIRDMKWSDGKAVSAKDYEYSIKRTLDPKTAAQYAFFLYPIKGAQEYNSAKDDAKAAALKDAVGVKATDDKTLVITLAKPTAYFLDTTNFKVYLPQRQDVVEKAGDKYGTEANTLVFNGPFKIKEWVHQNKFTLEKNADYWDAKNVKLNTVNFKIIKDEEARMKELYNGSTDIGGVRKTEWMQKYDQAGKFTKLEGFDGSSVYQFYNTKPEYNGQKNIFSNVKVRQAFSLALNREDIVKTLYKGLGKPAYGWVPNEILIGGEEFRSKVEEPIKKLADANKDPKALFIEGLKELGLGDDPSKISVEYLSSGTDAQSKEISEYYQQTYQKALGIKMTIKYVEWNIFQNMTDKMEYQLGGMAWGADYNDPMTFMDMWMTGANMVPTGWESKDYDAFIEKASNSIDPKVRTQAFADAEKFFLVDQSVITPVIYRKYAYYEYKYVKNAMFVNFGQLQEFKYAYTQGRPAK
- the dapB gene encoding 4-hydroxy-tetrahydrodipicolinate reductase, which gives rise to MINILLNGCGGKMGAMISQTIKNFPDLRIAVGVDKNPVSMEYTTFTSIKEVTEKVDVILDFSRPESLADLLSYAKENNVPLVLCTTGYTEEQLNIINSASKHQAIFRSSNMSLGINLINNLLKKISPVLYKDFDIEIIEKHHNQKVDAPSGTAILLANSIKDSIPESTKFVYGRDGIGKRQPLDIGIHAIRGGSIVGDHEVIYAGQGEIIELSHYAMSREVFAVGALKACQFINKKTEGLYSMDNIIESYMHI
- a CDS encoding alpha/beta-type small acid-soluble spore protein; this translates as MAQGRTGSGRTQLVPEVHSLLDNMKYEIAEDMDLGVHQGSEDYWGSVSSKNCGKVGGEMVKRLISMAENEMLNGKTP
- a CDS encoding cob(I)yrinic acid a,c-diamide adenosyltransferase, whose protein sequence is MTELKKGYVQIYTGNGKGKTTAAVGLAVRAAGNEYNVYMVQFLKGSSTGELKSAEKLAPYFNIFRFEKKRGFFWTLNDEEKAELKLEIQKAYDFCCTVLKERKCDILIMDEVMGALHNNLITEEQLLQLIDLKPENMELILTGRNVPSEIAAKADLITEMKDIKHYFDIGVPAREGIEY
- a CDS encoding DUF4364 family protein, coding for MFEDTLELAEHKLLLLYIFNKIKFPISKNQITQIILENNFINYFTLQQYISELLSSGFLVQIMDDNKHRLNITDKGNKVLSLFESRLSQNKKDAIDAYLKNHLQNIKKEVTVSADYTIEGSNNFIVNLRAFENNVILIDLKLNVASNKQARELCDKWKSNSSDLYNKIVQLLIAD
- a CDS encoding ABC transporter permease codes for the protein MLKFLAKRIGYMLLTLWVIITVTFVLMHSIPGDPLTAQARKLPEQARINFYEKYGLNQPLTTQYKTYLVNILHGDLGQSMVYPGRDVKESIATYFPASARLGLQGVFMGFVIGCTLGIIAAFNRGRWPDYLVIFIALLGVSIPSFVIAALLQYGFTVKLEWLPTTGWGSFKYTILPTIALSFGSIATYSRYMRANCLDVIGQDYILTARSKGVSNISLVWKHIIRNAILPAITILGPQIAGVITGAFVIETIFAIPGLGQFFVGSVNDRDFTMIMGQTIFFAFLYISSLIIVDIVYGLVDPRIRITGEKR
- a CDS encoding pyridoxal phosphate-dependent aminotransferase, with translation MIDCISNNVNKIEISGIRKFYNKVALVPEAISLTLGQPDFKVPDRIKKAMIDAINEDKTEYTSNIGLFQLREHIAQYLLSFKIKYSPEEICLTIGGSEALLAVFTALVNAGDKVLIPNVAYPAYDSCIKLLGGNVVNYPLNQDFTMDISSLENIIDNEKPKIMVLSYPSNPTGATLSKDDRDKLHSIILNKNIMVVTDEIYSSLCFEEEYYSISQFSDIRDKVIFVGGFSKMFSMTGLRLGYLCANKEIMKSVLKVHQYAVSCAPSISQYGALEGLKNCLDEVEKMRCEFQKRRDYVYNRLKLIGFDVVMPKGAFYIFPSVKKFGFSSEEFCERLLNDAKVAIVPGSAFGPGGEGFARISYSYSMEQLKDALDRIEKFINDKL
- a CDS encoding single-stranded DNA-binding protein; this encodes MDNLMLNNKIYLEGKIAGELEFSHEMYGEGFYTFKLEVQRLSDAKDNLTITVSERLITGMDLKIGTDVIVEGQLRSYNKFQDGANRLILSVFARNVEFCIEKSKNPNQIFLDGYICKQPVYRTTPFGREIADMLLAVNRAYNKSDYIPTIAWGRNSRFCQTLKVGDNIKIWGRLQSREYEKKISDTETIKKIAYEVSISKMEKANKEDGTTISSEDMPLE
- a CDS encoding aspartate-semialdehyde dehydrogenase, with the protein product MKYNVAVVGATGMVGRKFIEVLEQRNFPVNNLYFFASKRSAGKKLTFKDQEIVVEELIEDNISNKQIDFALFSAGGDTSLTFAPIFAKYNAVVIDNSSAWRMNSEVPLVVPEVNPEDIKWHKGIIANPNCSTIQAVVALKPLIDKYGIKRIIYSTYQAVSGSGLGGYSDLKEGLNGASPKKYPHPIANNILPHIDVFLENGYTKEEIKMIEETKKIMHDDKLRITATTVRVPVYYGHSESINIELKNPFEIEDIFELYKNSKGIILQDDVKNNVYPMPINAEGHDEVYIGRIRRDYSIDNGLNLWVVADNIRKGAASNAIQIAESIINESK